A genomic region of Nostoc sp. UHCC 0702 contains the following coding sequences:
- a CDS encoding NAD(P)-dependent oxidoreductase → MQIQTVGILSPGDMGGAIAAVLNQNGLRTVAALDDRSQRTQQLARAAKIEDVGSLNRLVSEADLILSVLVPSTATQAAKQVAEAIQQVGKSILYADCNAIAPDKARTIEPIIETAGGQFVDASIIGPPPRVPNRTRIYTSGKQANKLAQLRDYGLDIRVIGDEIGQASGLKMCYAALTKGLTAIATELLIAAHRLDLAEVLWQELSSSQKELLDILTRSIPSMTPKAHRWVGEMEEIAATFGAVGLTERTFEGAADIYRFVKDTSLGKETPEQRNRDRQLADIIAILSQENL, encoded by the coding sequence ATGCAAATACAAACTGTTGGTATCTTGAGTCCTGGCGACATGGGAGGAGCGATCGCTGCTGTGCTGAACCAAAACGGTTTGAGGACAGTAGCGGCATTAGATGACCGTAGCCAAAGGACGCAGCAATTGGCTAGAGCGGCAAAAATTGAGGATGTGGGTTCCCTCAACCGCCTTGTCAGTGAAGCAGATTTAATACTTTCGGTTCTGGTACCTTCAACTGCTACCCAAGCAGCAAAGCAGGTGGCTGAGGCTATACAGCAAGTTGGCAAAAGTATTTTATATGCAGACTGTAATGCGATCGCACCCGACAAGGCCAGAACAATTGAGCCAATCATCGAGACAGCAGGGGGACAATTTGTCGATGCCTCAATTATTGGGCCGCCGCCACGAGTACCCAACCGCACCCGCATCTACACATCGGGAAAACAAGCAAACAAACTCGCACAACTGCGCGATTATGGTTTAGATATTCGTGTGATTGGCGATGAAATTGGTCAAGCTTCCGGTCTGAAGATGTGCTATGCTGCTTTGACCAAAGGGCTGACTGCGATCGCCACAGAATTATTAATCGCTGCCCATCGACTAGATTTAGCTGAAGTGCTGTGGCAAGAATTATCTAGCAGCCAAAAAGAATTACTTGATATTCTGACTCGTTCCATACCCTCAATGACACCGAAAGCCCACCGCTGGGTGGGTGAAATGGAAGAGATCGCGGCTACCTTTGGTGCTGTTGGTCTGACAGAACGCACCTTTGAGGGTGCAGCAGATATTTACCGTTTTGTCAAGGATACTTCGTTAGGTAAAGAGACTCCAGAACAAAGGAATCGCGATCGTCAACTCGCCGATATTATTGCTATCCTTTCCCAAGAGAATCTTTAA
- a CDS encoding glutathione S-transferase family protein — protein sequence MSTVHLYFAKASTFSQRTRVVLLEKGIEFTSFEIDLQNKPDGYTEISRYGKVPAIKHGDIEIYESAIINEYLDEVFTEPPLLPSTPGGKAIARIWIDYANTRFVPAFSKFLRGKDSTEQEQGRREFLESLLYIEQEGLGKLSGNGPYWFGDRLSLVDISFYPWFERLPLLEQYRNFTLPAETPRLQQWWNAVRLRESVRAVENPANFYLERFAKILGEPTAVSAAQK from the coding sequence ATGAGTACCGTACACCTTTACTTTGCCAAAGCCTCTACTTTTTCTCAAAGAACCCGTGTTGTATTGTTGGAAAAAGGAATTGAGTTTACTTCTTTTGAAATTGACTTACAGAACAAACCGGATGGGTACACGGAAATTTCACGCTATGGCAAAGTTCCCGCGATCAAACATGGGGATATTGAGATTTATGAGTCTGCAATTATCAATGAATATCTCGATGAAGTCTTCACAGAACCGCCCCTATTGCCGAGTACTCCGGGGGGTAAAGCGATCGCTCGGATTTGGATAGATTACGCCAACACTCGCTTTGTACCTGCGTTTAGCAAATTCCTCCGTGGTAAAGATAGCACTGAACAAGAACAGGGGCGACGAGAGTTTTTAGAATCGCTGTTGTACATTGAACAAGAAGGATTAGGCAAACTGTCGGGTAATGGGCCGTACTGGTTCGGAGATAGGTTGAGCTTAGTGGATATCAGCTTCTATCCTTGGTTTGAACGATTGCCTCTTTTGGAACAGTACCGTAATTTCACCCTACCAGCAGAAACCCCCCGCTTGCAGCAATGGTGGAATGCTGTGCGCTTACGCGAGTCAGTGCGGGCAGTGGAAAACCCTGCTAACTTTTATTTAGAACGATTCGCCAAAATTCTCGGTGAACCCACTGCTGTAAGTGCTGCTCAAAAGTAG
- a CDS encoding DUF2141 domain-containing protein gives MIKGFRVSVLLLVVMGLGWPFSAKASSNSNLTVEIDGFKNQKGQVCTSIFASSQGFPNNRDRVIQRQCTKISERSVKVSFGNLKAGNYAVAVIHDENNDLKLNRNDIGIPTEGFGFSRNPEVTTSPPKFNDAAFLIAGPNTDIQIQLKYF, from the coding sequence ATGATCAAGGGATTTCGAGTTAGCGTGCTGCTGCTTGTAGTGATGGGGTTGGGATGGCCATTCAGCGCCAAAGCAAGTTCAAACAGCAACCTCACAGTAGAGATTGATGGGTTCAAAAATCAAAAAGGACAAGTTTGTACCAGTATATTTGCTAGCAGCCAAGGATTTCCCAATAACCGCGATCGCGTCATCCAAAGACAGTGTACCAAGATTAGCGAAAGGTCTGTGAAAGTTAGCTTTGGCAACTTGAAAGCAGGTAATTACGCCGTCGCCGTCATCCACGATGAAAATAATGATCTAAAGCTAAATCGTAATGATATAGGTATACCCACCGAAGGCTTTGGATTTTCCAGAAACCCAGAAGTTACCACTAGTCCTCCCAAGTTTAATGATGCAGCTTTTTTAATCGCTGGCCCCAACACCGATATTCAAATCCAATTGAAATATTTCTAG
- a CDS encoding transposase, with translation MLQKKTQQQCLELLEKIRWDGVPKCPYCGSTNSTNIKKENRYHCNYCFNSYSVTVNTLFHKTHVDLSKWFTAIDLVLKSQKNITVLELAAKIKVNKNTASYMITRIYKAMSEEPELLQKLIEGV, from the coding sequence ATGCTACAAAAGAAGACACAACAGCAATGCCTTGAACTTTTAGAAAAAATTCGTTGGGATGGAGTACCAAAATGTCCCTATTGCGGTTCTACTAATTCCACCAACATCAAGAAAGAAAACAGATACCATTGTAATTACTGTTTTAATTCTTACAGTGTGACTGTGAATACGTTGTTTCACAAAACCCATGTAGATTTATCTAAGTGGTTTACTGCTATTGACTTAGTTCTCAAGTCTCAAAAAAATATTACTGTTCTGGAGCTAGCTGCTAAAATTAAAGTCAATAAAAATACAGCATCTTATATGATTACCCGTATTTATAAAGCGATGTCTGAGGAACCAGAGTTACTTCAGAAACTCATAGAGGGTGTTTGA
- a CDS encoding pentapeptide repeat-containing protein, which yields MTTKSSKKLPLSPSTKKSWCQILTTLLITFSIIGGIALLENEQKKDKCKYNMNICKIIRLTSNFKLSEQLQNIGVLSAAILFFWDTFDRKKQLERQAWQLIDGAQGSETSGARKQAIEDLYKERADITGLDADGADLRGINLSGADLTGASFKNAILEEANFERAILTEANFEGANLQGANLRGAILIDAYLTGADLRTKRDKNDETKDIATKLQGANLRSAKLNSAKLRRTEFGKFDGNNTDLSSAYFRKANIADVEFKNVNIDQAFFGGAKTGNDELDINIIQQANNYEKAYYSKSFVDKHPTQKLQLDDKYKEPPELDISLLNNKDNIASLSVIELLNLLKYIHIEYTENKNENFDDNFINTIISLENRLKRLDSWGNSAKQKASSTEKILDDADKEYREITERWQQIDSKYEDTDTE from the coding sequence ATGACTACCAAATCATCTAAAAAGTTACCTCTATCACCTAGTACGAAAAAAAGCTGGTGTCAAATATTAACAACGCTCTTAATAACCTTTTCCATTATTGGCGGCATAGCTTTGCTGGAGAATGAACAGAAAAAAGACAAGTGTAAATATAACATGAATATATGTAAAATTATTCGTCTGACTTCAAATTTTAAGTTATCAGAACAACTTCAAAATATTGGTGTGCTTTCCGCAGCGATTTTATTTTTCTGGGATACTTTTGATAGAAAAAAACAGTTAGAACGTCAAGCTTGGCAGTTAATAGATGGCGCTCAAGGTTCAGAAACAAGTGGCGCACGAAAACAAGCAATTGAGGACTTATATAAAGAACGTGCTGATATTACAGGACTTGATGCAGATGGCGCAGACTTAAGAGGAATCAACTTAAGTGGCGCTGATTTAACAGGAGCCAGCTTTAAAAATGCCATTTTAGAAGAAGCTAATTTTGAAAGGGCTATTCTTACAGAAGCTAATTTTGAGGGAGCAAATTTACAAGGAGCCAATTTGAGAGGTGCTATTTTAATTGACGCTTATCTTACAGGTGCAGATTTAAGGACTAAAAGAGATAAAAATGATGAAACAAAAGACATTGCAACAAAACTACAAGGTGCAAACTTGCGTTCGGCTAAATTAAATTCTGCAAAATTACGCAGAACTGAATTTGGTAAGTTTGACGGAAACAACACTGATTTAAGTTCTGCCTATTTTAGAAAAGCAAATATTGCTGATGTAGAATTTAAAAATGTAAATATCGATCAAGCTTTTTTTGGTGGTGCTAAAACAGGAAATGATGAATTGGATATAAACATTATTCAGCAAGCTAATAATTACGAAAAGGCATACTATTCAAAGAGCTTTGTGGATAAGCATCCAACACAAAAATTACAATTAGATGACAAGTACAAAGAACCACCAGAATTAGATATATCCTTATTGAATAATAAAGACAATATTGCTTCGCTAAGTGTGATAGAATTATTGAATTTATTAAAATATATTCATATTGAATATACAGAAAATAAAAATGAAAATTTTGATGATAATTTCATTAATACAATAATAAGTCTTGAAAATAGATTAAAGCGTTTAGATTCCTGGGGGAATTCTGCTAAACAAAAAGCGTCGTCAACAGAGAAGATATTAGACGATGCGGACAAGGAATATCGAGAAATTACTGAAAGATGGCAACAGATAGACAGTAAATATGAAGATACTGATACAGAGTAA
- a CDS encoding HEAT repeat domain-containing protein, which produces MRLCYSSILIFTCFTCLGFYPNPASSNTFTELAQASSTIPAKQAVLRLGSQGSDVQRLQTQLKELGYYNSLANGRYRRSTQIAVAQFQKAKGLKRIDGVADVATRSHLQAALAVKTQFSVSPVVASLTPTPEPTAKPQENQIDFIWWSLFGLGVLGSIGAILFLMRWFRQSKQTQYANNSQLKPLSSPEKALATPSLPELDTTANTQENPSSETVPQTAIASIPTAVLPPDKTSRLPKVNIIDELIKDLRSNDPTKRRKAIWDLGQQGDSGAIQPLVDLMMDADSQERSLILAALAEISTRTLKPMNRALAISMQDESPQVRQNAIRDLTRVYDMMNQMSQMLSHALEDSDAQVQSTARYALTQMNKMRSLPAQQSLPEDSHTDSQE; this is translated from the coding sequence ATGAGGCTATGTTATTCCTCAATCCTAATATTTACCTGTTTTACTTGCCTGGGTTTTTACCCAAATCCTGCAAGTAGCAACACATTTACAGAACTTGCACAAGCAAGTTCTACAATACCTGCCAAGCAAGCTGTTCTGAGACTCGGTAGCCAAGGGTCAGATGTGCAGCGCTTACAAACCCAATTGAAAGAGTTAGGATACTATAACAGCTTGGCAAATGGACGGTACAGACGAAGTACGCAAATTGCTGTAGCTCAATTTCAGAAAGCAAAAGGTTTAAAAAGAATAGATGGTGTAGCAGATGTGGCGACTAGATCACATCTGCAAGCAGCTTTAGCAGTAAAAACTCAGTTTAGTGTCTCTCCTGTCGTCGCCTCTTTAACTCCAACTCCCGAACCCACTGCCAAACCCCAGGAAAACCAAATAGATTTTATTTGGTGGTCACTATTTGGCTTGGGAGTTTTAGGAAGCATTGGGGCAATTCTTTTTCTGATGAGATGGTTTCGTCAGTCAAAACAAACGCAATATGCCAACAATTCGCAACTGAAACCTTTGAGTTCACCTGAAAAAGCCTTAGCTACGCCATCATTACCAGAGTTGGACACCACAGCAAATACTCAGGAAAATCCCTCATCTGAGACTGTTCCGCAAACTGCTATTGCATCAATCCCCACGGCAGTATTGCCACCAGACAAAACTTCTCGTCTGCCAAAAGTCAATATCATTGACGAATTGATCAAGGACTTACGCAGTAACGACCCGACAAAGCGGCGCAAGGCTATTTGGGATTTGGGTCAACAGGGAGACTCAGGGGCAATTCAGCCACTAGTAGATTTGATGATGGATGCAGATTCTCAAGAACGCAGCTTAATTTTGGCAGCTTTGGCAGAAATTAGTACCCGCACGCTTAAACCTATGAACCGTGCTTTAGCAATCTCGATGCAAGATGAAAGTCCACAGGTGCGGCAAAATGCTATCCGTGATCTGACTCGCGTTTATGACATGATGAATCAAATGAGCCAAATGTTAAGCCACGCCTTGGAAGATTCTGATGCACAAGTGCAGTCAACAGCAAGGTATGCTCTGACTCAGATGAATAAAATGCGTAGCTTACCAGCTCAACAAAGTTTACCGGAAGACAGTCATACAGATTCGCAAGAGTAA
- a CDS encoding AAA family ATPase yields MLSTLKIPGYNISEVIHEGVNTIVYRGESQAEQEKVILKVLKAEYPTLEQITRLKHEYSITENLHLNGVVKVLRQEVHENRLVLVAQDIGGISLKTMLEKENYILPLQTFLNIAIQIARSLISLHTHHIIHKDIKPSNIIINPQTFEVKLIDFSIASRLSKETPFLANLNQLEGTLAYISPEQTGRMNRIVDYRTDFYSLGVTFYEMLTGRLPYEGTEPIELVHCHIAKEATSIQKLNPEVPAPVAAIVSKLMAKNAEERYQSAAGLLADLQFCLTQLENTGQIIQFIPGQKDRVAQLLIPQKLYGREREVSTLLAAFDRISHGGSELMLVSGYSGIGKSSLVNEVHKPVVRQRGYFISGKFDQMGRSVPYASIIQAFQFLMRQLLTESAQQLQTWKEKLEAALGANGQVVINVIPEVELIIGKQPEVSQLGATEAQNRFNRVFQKFIQVFCQKEHPLVLFLDDLQWADSASLNLLQVLMTNLESKYLLLIGAYRDNEVSAAHPLIQTLEDIKKAGTKIDNIILRPLSIAHVQQILLDTFVETDNFAAIQELASLIFNKTQGNPFFLTQLLKTLHQEQLLVFDFITGQWQWNIPDIQATATVDKSVVELIATNIQKLPEATQMVLILAACVGARFSLDVLTIVSEQSLLMTAEALEPALEQGLILPLNNNYKVPLLFAVQELKALGFDDSKVMYRFLHDRVQQACYSLLADQDKKKTHLKIGQLLLKNIPIAEIESNIFDIVNQLNIGIDTFTQQLEKDELAKLNFIAGRKAKAAAAYEGAFKYLNIGLELLSSQSWETQYDLTLALYESAVEAAYLTTNFYMMEQWTNIVLQQAKTIVDKVKVYEVIIQTRIAQGKLIEGIKVGLSVLELLDIKLSELATVEDVQQALPETTAYLQHGLNVSDLINLPLMTDVRKLAAMRILSSLTAPTFIAAPPLYAPTIFSQVKLSIEYGNAPFSTFAYASYGLILHGTLGDIETGYEFGKLALSLVEQLNVSDMKARTFFAVGVFIKHIKEHIVDILPLLRKAFANGLENGDLEYAGWSAMYQYQYAFFAGQELASLEREMLAISNTFSEFKQAVVLSYHKNCLQVVLNLQGKAKDPCSLVGVYDEVTMLPLLLEANEILGLCFFYTYKLLLYFLFREYTQAVVNAEQLEKYLDGGKGSIFVPLFYFYDSLARLAVYFDSDSTQQQEILAKVQANQEKLQVSAHYAPRNYQHKYDLVEAEKYRIFGQQYHAMDYYDRAIAGAAENSYIQEEALANECAALFYSGLGKPKIAKVYMTEAYYSYIKWGAIAKVKHLEKTFPELTNRTPLPEIETDTINSILTSTINPTISKSKGTIANNSNILDLATVIKASSAISNNIILESLPRTLLHVVLENAGAQKGGLILEKDNQLLIEAIDTNEQVMDIVQQSISVDESQDIPIKLINYVARTQQALVIGNATIDPISKNDPYINQHQCKSILCVPLIYQRSFIGIFYLENNLITDAFTPTRLELITILASQAAIAIKNARLYAWEQEKSQELQQALSKLQQTQAQLVHTEKISSLGQLVAGVAHEVNNPVGFINGNLSHASQYIEDLINHLQLYTQYYPDPVPEIVEDAENIDLEYLLSDLPKMINSMKLGTIRIKDIMQSLRNFSRVDGNEKKAVNICEGIDTTLMILSHRLKAKAERPEIKVVKDYEKLPLIECYPGQLNQVFMNLLSNAIDALEESNTGKTFSEIEKNPNIITIRTYATDHQATISIADNGLGMNEEVRQRLFDAFFTTKAEGKGTGLGLSISYQIITEAHGGTLKCLSSEGEGAEFIIQIPILTGD; encoded by the coding sequence ATGCTATCTACTTTGAAGATACCTGGTTACAACATCAGCGAAGTCATTCATGAAGGGGTAAATACCATTGTTTACCGGGGAGAATCACAAGCCGAACAAGAAAAAGTTATCCTCAAAGTCCTGAAAGCAGAATACCCGACCTTAGAGCAAATTACTCGCCTCAAACACGAGTATTCTATTACAGAAAATCTGCACTTGAATGGTGTAGTCAAAGTTTTGAGGCAGGAAGTTCACGAAAATCGCCTAGTTTTAGTAGCCCAAGATATTGGGGGTATTAGTCTCAAAACAATGCTAGAGAAGGAAAATTATATATTACCTCTGCAAACATTTCTTAATATTGCTATACAAATAGCGCGATCGCTAATATCACTGCATACTCACCACATCATCCATAAAGACATCAAACCTAGCAATATCATCATTAATCCCCAAACTTTTGAAGTCAAGTTAATTGACTTCAGTATCGCCTCGCGTCTGAGTAAAGAAACACCTTTTTTGGCAAACCTAAATCAACTAGAAGGGACGCTGGCGTATATATCTCCGGAACAAACCGGGAGAATGAACCGAATAGTAGATTACCGTACTGATTTTTACTCGTTAGGTGTGACTTTCTACGAAATGTTAACGGGTAGATTACCTTATGAAGGTACCGAACCAATAGAATTAGTTCACTGTCATATTGCCAAAGAAGCAACGTCAATTCAGAAATTAAACCCGGAAGTACCTGCACCAGTCGCTGCAATTGTCAGCAAATTAATGGCGAAAAATGCAGAAGAACGATATCAAAGCGCAGCCGGACTGTTAGCCGATTTACAATTTTGTCTGACTCAATTAGAGAACACAGGCCAGATAATTCAATTTATCCCAGGACAAAAAGACCGCGTAGCTCAACTTCTAATTCCTCAAAAACTATACGGACGTGAGCGAGAAGTGTCAACCTTGTTGGCAGCATTTGACCGCATTAGCCACGGTGGAAGTGAATTGATGTTGGTATCAGGTTACTCCGGTATCGGAAAATCTTCTTTAGTCAACGAAGTACATAAACCCGTTGTTCGCCAAAGAGGTTACTTCATTAGCGGCAAATTTGACCAAATGGGGCGGAGTGTTCCTTACGCTTCCATTATACAAGCTTTTCAGTTCCTCATGCGGCAATTACTTACGGAAAGTGCCCAACAACTGCAAACATGGAAAGAGAAACTAGAAGCGGCTTTAGGTGCTAATGGACAAGTTGTGATTAATGTCATTCCAGAGGTGGAACTGATAATTGGTAAACAGCCAGAAGTGTCACAATTAGGTGCAACAGAAGCCCAAAACCGCTTTAATCGAGTTTTTCAAAAATTTATTCAAGTTTTCTGCCAAAAAGAACACCCTTTGGTATTATTTTTAGATGACTTGCAGTGGGCAGACTCTGCATCATTAAATTTACTGCAAGTATTGATGACAAATTTAGAAAGTAAATACCTGCTGCTAATTGGAGCATATCGAGATAATGAAGTTAGTGCAGCACATCCGTTAATTCAGACATTAGAAGATATCAAAAAAGCAGGAACAAAAATTGATAATATTATACTGCGTCCGCTAAGTATAGCTCATGTACAACAGATTCTTTTAGATACTTTTGTAGAAACAGACAATTTTGCTGCAATACAAGAATTAGCGAGTTTAATTTTTAATAAAACTCAAGGAAATCCATTTTTTTTAACTCAACTATTAAAAACACTACATCAGGAACAGCTACTGGTATTTGATTTTATCACCGGGCAATGGCAATGGAATATTCCAGACATTCAAGCTACTGCAACTGTGGATAAAAGTGTAGTTGAGTTAATCGCAACAAATATCCAAAAACTGCCAGAAGCAACACAGATGGTATTAATTCTAGCAGCTTGTGTTGGTGCGCGTTTTAGCTTAGATGTATTGACAATTGTGAGTGAACAAAGTTTGCTAATGACTGCTGAAGCTTTAGAACCTGCTTTAGAACAAGGATTAATATTACCCCTCAACAATAATTATAAAGTGCCGTTATTGTTTGCCGTTCAAGAGTTAAAAGCCTTGGGCTTCGATGATTCCAAAGTAATGTACCGATTCCTGCATGACCGAGTACAGCAGGCATGTTATTCGTTACTTGCAGATCAAGACAAGAAAAAAACTCATCTGAAAATTGGTCAATTGTTACTGAAAAATATTCCTATAGCAGAAATAGAGTCTAATATTTTTGATATTGTTAATCAATTAAATATCGGGATTGATACATTTACCCAACAATTAGAAAAGGATGAATTAGCCAAACTTAATTTCATAGCAGGACGTAAGGCTAAAGCAGCAGCAGCTTACGAAGGAGCATTCAAATATTTGAATATTGGGTTAGAGCTTTTATCTTCCCAAAGTTGGGAAACCCAGTATGATTTGACACTTGCACTGTATGAATCAGCAGTAGAAGCCGCCTATCTAACTACTAACTTTTATATGATGGAACAATGGACAAATATTGTTCTACAACAGGCAAAAACAATTGTGGATAAAGTGAAAGTATATGAAGTCATAATCCAAACCCGGATAGCCCAAGGCAAATTAATTGAAGGCATCAAGGTAGGACTGAGTGTGCTGGAATTATTAGATATTAAACTATCAGAATTAGCTACTGTTGAAGATGTCCAGCAAGCTTTGCCGGAAACCACTGCCTATCTACAACATGGCTTGAATGTATCAGATTTAATTAACCTGCCTTTAATGACTGATGTCCGCAAACTGGCGGCTATGCGGATACTATCATCTCTAACAGCTCCAACTTTTATTGCTGCACCTCCACTATATGCACCAACAATTTTTTCCCAAGTAAAGCTATCGATTGAATATGGAAATGCACCCTTTTCAACTTTTGCTTATGCAAGTTACGGGCTGATTTTACACGGAACTCTAGGAGATATTGAAACGGGTTATGAATTTGGAAAATTAGCGTTAAGCCTTGTGGAACAGCTAAATGTTTCTGATATGAAAGCCAGAACATTTTTTGCTGTAGGTGTATTTATCAAACATATAAAAGAGCATATTGTTGATATTTTGCCATTGTTACGGAAAGCTTTTGCTAATGGATTGGAGAATGGAGACTTAGAATATGCTGGTTGGTCAGCAATGTATCAATATCAATATGCTTTTTTTGCTGGTCAAGAGCTAGCTTCTTTAGAGCGGGAAATGTTAGCCATTAGCAATACTTTTTCTGAATTTAAGCAAGCAGTAGTTCTAAGTTATCACAAAAACTGTCTACAGGTAGTTTTAAATTTGCAAGGCAAAGCTAAAGATCCATGTAGTTTAGTTGGTGTTTATGATGAAGTAACCATGCTACCACTGCTTTTAGAAGCAAATGAAATACTGGGATTGTGCTTCTTTTATACTTACAAACTCCTGCTCTATTTTTTGTTTAGGGAATATACTCAAGCCGTGGTAAATGCAGAGCAACTAGAGAAGTATTTAGACGGAGGAAAAGGAAGTATTTTTGTACCTCTGTTCTATTTTTATGATTCTCTGGCACGGCTAGCTGTGTATTTTGATTCTGATAGTACGCAACAGCAAGAGATACTAGCTAAAGTACAAGCAAACCAAGAAAAATTGCAAGTTTCGGCGCACTACGCTCCAAGAAATTATCAACATAAGTATGATTTAGTAGAAGCAGAAAAATATCGTATTTTTGGTCAACAATATCACGCAATGGATTATTATGACCGTGCTATTGCTGGTGCTGCTGAAAATAGTTATATTCAAGAAGAAGCGCTTGCCAACGAATGTGCTGCTTTATTTTATTCTGGTTTAGGCAAGCCAAAAATTGCTAAAGTCTACATGACAGAAGCTTACTACAGCTATATTAAATGGGGAGCGATCGCTAAAGTAAAACATTTAGAAAAAACTTTCCCCGAATTAACTAACCGCACTCCATTACCAGAAATAGAAACTGATACCATCAACTCTATTTTGACCAGTACTATTAACCCCACTATTAGTAAATCAAAAGGAACTATAGCTAACAATAGCAATATTCTCGACTTGGCTACGGTGATTAAAGCTTCCTCAGCAATTAGTAATAATATCATTTTGGAAAGTTTACCTCGCACTCTCCTACATGTTGTTCTAGAAAATGCAGGTGCCCAAAAAGGTGGTTTGATTTTAGAAAAAGACAACCAATTATTGATCGAAGCAATTGATACTAATGAACAAGTAATGGATATTGTGCAACAATCAATATCTGTAGATGAAAGTCAAGATATTCCCATCAAACTGATAAATTATGTTGCCAGAACTCAGCAAGCTTTAGTGATTGGAAATGCAACCATTGACCCCATTTCTAAAAATGATCCTTACATTAATCAACATCAATGTAAATCAATTCTCTGTGTTCCCCTAATTTATCAGCGTAGTTTTATCGGCATTTTCTACTTAGAAAATAATCTGATAACCGATGCATTCACTCCCACACGTTTAGAACTAATTACAATACTAGCCTCACAAGCTGCGATCGCTATTAAAAATGCCCGTCTCTACGCCTGGGAACAAGAGAAATCTCAAGAGTTGCAACAAGCACTTTCCAAACTCCAACAAACCCAAGCCCAACTTGTCCACACTGAGAAAATATCCTCTTTAGGACAATTAGTTGCAGGTGTCGCCCATGAGGTCAATAACCCAGTTGGCTTTATCAACGGTAATTTGTCCCACGCCAGTCAGTATATCGAAGACTTAATTAATCACCTGCAATTGTATACTCAGTACTATCCTGACCCCGTACCTGAAATTGTGGAAGATGCCGAAAATATTGATTTGGAATACCTACTCTCAGACTTGCCCAAAATGATTAATTCGATGAAACTTGGTACTATTCGGATCAAAGATATCATGCAATCATTACGGAACTTCTCGCGGGTAGACGGGAATGAGAAAAAAGCTGTTAATATTTGTGAGGGCATTGATACTACTCTGATGATACTATCCCATCGCCTGAAAGCAAAAGCAGAGCGACCAGAAATTAAGGTAGTAAAAGACTATGAAAAACTACCTTTAATAGAGTGTTATCCAGGCCAACTCAATCAAGTGTTTATGAATCTGCTTTCCAATGCTATTGATGCATTGGAAGAGTCAAACACTGGTAAAACATTTAGTGAAATTGAAAAAAATCCCAATATCATCACAATTCGCACTTACGCTACAGATCACCAAGCGACTATTAGTATTGCTGATAATGGTTTAGGGATGAATGAAGAAGTACGACAAAGATTATTTGATGCATTTTTTACTACCAAAGCTGAGGGTAAAGGCACAGGCTTAGGACTGAGTATTAGTTATCAAATTATCACAGAAGCTCATGGTGGGACTTTAAAGTGTTTATCTTCAGAAGGTGAAGGTGCAGAGTTTATTATTCAAATTCCAATTTTAACTGGGGACTAG